In Plasmodium chabaudi chabaudi strain AS genome assembly, chromosome: 9, the sequence tttcataattttatttttataatatagagAGAAGTTACAATTTTctccgttttttttttatttaaaaacttttatgcattcattttttgaatattttgttttttcattatgtatatacacgCCCCTATAATTAGGCACATTTGGGAAATACTCTTACATTCCCTCTCTTGTTTAAACATTAACtatatttcaaataaaaatagttctTCCCCTTTTCTACATTTTcacacatttttaaagaGCACTAACATGCATTCAtcattttacaattttatatgtaccCTCCATAATACACActtaatatgaaaaaaacgaaaaaaacgaaaaaaattcaatacGCATACTTTTCATTACCTCAAAAATTGGCACATAAAcaatgtttaaaaaatagtatactttttataaataacatactttttatgaataacatacttttttaaaaataacataataTGCCGTGCACACACACACAAGTAAGCAAAATTTCGCCGCTTCACTAAAAGGGGTGACAATATGCAAACTCCTATTTACCGccacatatataaagacAAACCCATTCATTAATGGAATAGAAAAGTATTCATATTAACcgttttatattctttattcGAATAAGATGACATCCTTTCGAATGGCTATATAAATTCCAAATGTAAACTACATTTCAAAGCTAAaaattttactatttttatgtcaaaagtttgtataaaaaaaaaaaaatataactatcacatataataaaatatagcatCACATAAAGGTAATGGCTTCTAGTGAAgcctaaaaaaaaattatattattttatagaaaatatagaatataactttataatataatgtggataaaaaactaaaacaaaaaaagaaaaatgatattttttcttttttttttgcttttttttcttttattccttttcattatattcgctttatttaaatttaagtatttaatgatataaaattgttttattatatcaatTAGTAATACCAATATAACATGTCTTATTCAATACTATTAggcatatataaacattaaaataatgctatatatacataatacatatatttttttttcaattttttcaatacgAATGGGATATTGgggataatattttttactgcATTTAACCACCGAAACCATATAAAGTTCTTCCTTGTCTTTTTAAGGAATAAACAATGTCCATAGCAGTGAcagtttttctttttgcGTGTTCGGTATACATAATAGAATCTTTAATAACATTTTCTAAGAAAACTTTCAATACTCCTCTAATTTcttcatatattaaacCAGAGATACGTTTAACACCACCTCTTCTTGCTAAACGTCTTATGGCTGGTTTTGTGATACCTTGAATGTTATCTCTTAAGATTTTTCTGTGTCTCTTTGCTCCTCCCTTTCCCAAACCTTTTCCTCCTTTTCCACGTCCTGACATTTTCgcttaatatataatataattaaaagttaaaataaaaggaattttttaatttaaaaaaaatataataatattgaataATAACACGaaaattattgttatattttttattttggtattttattttaattttgtatacatatatatattttttttttcaattttttcgacaaattattttttttggaaaaaataaatttattattttaatttaattttttctttttaatttttatttcatttcatttttttttttttttttttttcatcagagtgcaaataaatatttttttagtgggttatccttttttttttttttttttgattgaGTTTTGAGtcgattttattttaaatggctttatatatacatgtagcaatttattattacgtGTATCTTcgtgtatttatatatgtacgtAATATCGTGAGtctaatattatatatttgttgcgtttacatatttttttccgtgcctttaaaaaaaaatataattttttttcctatttGAAGGGAGCATATCCATTCAAAATGCAATTTacgatttttattataaacattGCAAATCCAAGGAACCCCctgaataataatgtatattgccaaaaaaaaaattatttatatatgtacatatatggtgtgtttttttttaacccGTATGCGATTATGCGAATTTATGCATTATCATcacttttttcaaaattccgaaataattaaaaaaaataatgtcatatatatattaatagtaTGAATAtccgttttttttgtaaagaataaaaactaaaaaaattgatcaTACCAACTTACACATTCGTTAATACATCACACGTTTATTTACTAATCATATAATGCTATGTGCATAAtgcaaatattatataactaTCCAAATCATATTTCCTATTcatacaatatattatatactattcataccaatatattattatactatTCATAATCACTATCAGTATAATAAATTGCACATTTTACAATCATAAAATGaatgcaatatatatatcaatttttactttataattaatttaataatatgcacTGTTCCCCTTTTTCAATAACTTTATTCcccaaaaaattattcatcTATATATACCCACATGTCTTTTAACGTAGGTTTTATTGCATAGTTTATTGtaatattatcaattttattaaccgCATTTTTCccttaaacaaaaatatgcaaaggTCATACTCAAAGGAAATAACATAATAAACCCTCCTGTAAAACATTTACACACACACACAAAACTTCTAAACTAttcgaaaataaaattgcgAAACAATAATCAACCAATTCATTTTCCtagtataataaaattgttatcatatatgtgtgtgtatGGGCATGGTTTTATAAGTTTtccataataatatgtacaAATTATGGCTGttcccatttttttattaacattgGCTAgttcttaaaaaaaaacattcaATATGCCATTATGgctatatttaatattatatcttatttttctacaaaataaattcactatctatcaaaaaataactaACTAATATGCACACATACAATGTGCTCCCCTTtcgaaaattataataaccTTTTATAAATTCTACACCCTTAgacattttgtttttgctTACTATTTTGTAGAATTCATAATAGTGAAGCaaataaatggaaaataatgcatatactTTGAATTCAATTACTTCGCTTTTTTAAAGACCATAGGAATAATACGTTATATTTGAAACTAAAGTATTTCCATTCAactttgaaaatatttaaaacgatttttttatacaaatcAATGTCTATGTGTTTTTTGACAAAACGAACAcgaaaaatttatattacacCATCTTACTACCATTTACATTAATAAACCTAAGTCTAATTGTCAAATTTACAAATGTGTGTGTgtactttttaaaaatacaaaatgaatatgcatatttaccAATTATCcaaaaataatcataattGCGGAAATTagtatgtaaaaaaaattgaaccaatgtataaatatacgcTTTTCACCGTTTTAAAACTCtcataattaaatattcacTAAAATAGTAcgtaataattaataatgtcATAATTTCCAAAGATTTTTTAATGGCTATATTCGCTTTTAACTATACATACTACGGATAATATTGGTATAcacgttttttttatcacatATTAGTTGTTCACTGTCAAATCAACCCTTTTTAACGATCACACACATTGTAAAAGTTTAATGCATCCATcttttacttatttttaaaaataataataccgAAATTTCCGAAAAATACGTAAAAAAGTCattgatatttttcaatatgcaacagaaattatttattagtgtgtaaaatgtatatatgaatttattGCTTcgtataaaaacaaaaaaatgatataaaaaataaaataaatacgtATCTGAGTTTGAATTTGAAGGGGTGTTTGCAATATAcaatgtaatttttttttgttacgCTATTTCATTTGAACAAAAAACTCATTgctgaaataaataatgaaaaatataacgcATACGTATATACACGCAATATTATCATTGATATTTTTCTCGTCCATAATAAATTTCAGCATATAATTACATGCacacaaaaaatggatattgcataaaataattcagaaatatttatttggcAATATGCATTCACAGTTTTTAATtgtattatcaaaaaaaaaaaatatatatagcgAAAATATGCAGCgaccaatttttttttctgcatgtgcatacaaaaatatcgttaaaaaaaaaaaaaaaaaaaaaagagcataataatattcacGTATTTTCTATgtgtacatataaaattaattaaaaatccgtattttttttttttttttttgcaaacATTATGCAcatatcataatatttaatgcattgtaaaaaaaaaaaaacaaaaaatatataaaataaataaacaaaatatattttaaaaataaaatataatattttaaggatttttatattacataaatatattatatttttttttttaataagtaATTTCTTTAcgtaaaatttttattcactttttttatttcttttatcacatatttttctttttttacaaataacTCTTTATCtcattaaattatatcaaaatGGTATCCAAAAAGCCAgctaaagaaaaaaaagcaacCAATGGTGCTGCtgatggaaaaaaaaaaagaaaaaagtcAAGATATGACAGCTATGGactttacatatttaaagtTTTGAAACAAGTCCACCCAGACACTGGTATTTCAAGAAAATCCATGAACATCATGAACTCCTTCCTTGTTGATACCTTCGAAAAAATCGCAACTGAAGCATCAAGATTATGTAAATACACCAAAAGAGATACCTTATCATCCCGTGAAATCCAAACTGCTATAAGATTAGTATTACCAGGAGAATTAGCAAAACACGCCGTATCTGAAGGAACAAAAGCTGTTACAAAATTTACCtccaaataaattttgtaaaacaGATTTACATAACCATAATATGTAGGAAAAAAACACACACACAAAATGACGAGGAAAATACATGAACGTGTTCATGTTTTACATTAACATGTAcatgtataataaaaagaattatattaaaagagaGAAAAAAGTGAAATTACATTAACAAAGAAATGAAAGAttagtaatatttttccacACTGAAgaaatgtttaaaaaaataagaaaataataataaatttaaaagaaatagtatatattttttttatttttataatcttattttctttcatttttttatacatataaggTAAATCACTTTATATCAgcatatcatatatatgtattgcgaattgttatttaataaagaattataaatgctataaaatatatataaaaagaaaaaaccaACCACACATATAGAGCagcaataaatatatttataatataatatctaTATTATGCGCCAATGTTTATATGACAagaattacaaaaatatacaattattttagtgtttaataaaaaaattcaaatgttttgttttatatattttaaaacattaaaaaaaaaatatatgttaaagaaaattaaatgtatttttatatacatttaacTATTACATGTTCATTTATATtgcttatatattcatatttgtatatatagctataatgatattttaataGTGTTTTTTTGAAGGCTTCACTAGAAgccattatatattttccccTTCAGTGtgtacaatttttttttataatattaaactttatcatactatatattcaattttttataaataatgtataaGAATATAAAGTTCTCTCATTTTGCAATCATCATTTGAAAAATCAATAAACCTTTTTGGCTATTTACAATGccaatattcattttattattaacagGACAGGATATTGTTTTACCATTCTGTTCTCATTTGTCATGTTACACttggtttatttttttaccaaaattaaaaagtttttaCAAAATCGGGTTAACAAATTCGATTGTTCCATCATGTAAAAAGTTCAAATTGAAAATCGTTTTATTATcgtaaaaaatgtaattatattttgatctAAACATTGTAAgtatatccattttttatgactAATTCATTAaagtaattaaaaattagcatattatatttgagCATTTTGGGGTTTTTCGATTTATGTCCATCTTGGTAATggtaacatttttatcttcatGGTGACTTTCTTTTGTTCTGAAATAAAGCCAATTTAGTCTGAGAGAAAGACCGGAAAATTATGATCAAAACCCCTTGTATCAACAATTAATAAGTATTAATGCTGAGGAGTAATATGACGGATgccattattttatatgcacaCACACATGCTTATACcctctttatttttcactttttatAAGTACCTGGCTTTTTGCTAAGAGGGCAGTACCATGAAAGCTCATTTGGGCATCCTTACATATAAACCCTATCAATAGTACacataaacaaatttgaaaataacgaaatcatattttatttttaaaacactatattttttttgtgtaccATTCGGCATTTGTATAACTGTACTTTCATTAGGCATCCACACAAATAAGTAAGGCGTATTTGTTGTAATTAAAAGcctacaaaattattaacagcattatttgtaaataaaaaaaataaaagctacacatatatatactatccAATTTcaccaaataaataaataatttgttttaacCTTGGtttgtataatatactGTCCCACCGTATGttcgttatttttttttgttgttgTAATACAACTATGCAGGAAAAGTTTTCAGCATAATAAACCCTTACAACATTATTGTAACTTTCTGAAAAggcatataatttttttttcacactttaatttatatctctttattgttatatttataattttattataacaaaAGCAAGCCCATAATTATAAGTTACAATTATATgatcatatttatgtttagCTAGTTTAGTCATTACCATTTACAATGGCTATATAATTTCCACATATGCTGACACACAAAAAGGTTATCCCTATTTTTGTTGTCATATCagtctttatattttttatactatcattcatttttgtctatgaaaaaatataaataaaattagttCAACCGTAATCTTATGTATACTAACAAAACTAGcatatacttattttatgCTAATAAGATAAAtccaataaaataaaccaACTTTTTCATCTTACGATTTCACTCttcaatttatattttccatgTACTCCTTCggatactattttttatggttACATTaggattaaaaaaaaggtatatttatcaagtatataaatatattttatttttatttttgccTAATGCTTCCTCTATTCTGTTCACTCTTTATTGGGCATACTGTTGGtgtaaaaagaaaaagtgTCTTCCCCTTCCTTATCATAATTTGTGCTACtcatacaaaaaaattatatttatacaaacCATATGATCAGTTTAGCtactaaaatataattacataattttagatcgataaatatttctatatgCAATTTGACatggaatatatttttatttttttaaaaatctacaaatttaattaccttgataatataaaatttggtatattttttttagaaatattttctttatatattttctgtAAATGTGTGTAAAATAGGAAAATAatgttttgtatttatttttagtttAACCATTTCAATAGATATTATAGGAATGTATATTACTTTGGCTAGCTCACAAACAAATTGTCATACCAGCTTTTCATCCATGGTAATTGTCTCctctaataataaaatttttatttcttttaaattttcagaACTTAAGATTTTGACCTAAAAAGTGAGATAATCTTACATTTTCCTGCTTTACATTTTGCTGGTTTACACCTTTTCCACCTTTTGTCTTActtcatcattttccaTTCCAAGCAACAGAACATTTCTATG encodes:
- a CDS encoding histone H4, putative, producing MSGRGKGGKGLGKGGAKRHRKILRDNIQGITKPAIRRLARRGGVKRISGLIYEEIRGVLKVFLENVIKDSIMYTEHAKRKTVTAMDIVYSLKRQGRTLYGFGG
- a CDS encoding histone H2B, putative, with product MVSKKPAKEKKATNGAADGKKKRKKSRYDSYGLYIFKVLKQVHPDTGISRKSMNIMNSFLVDTFEKIATEASRLCKYTKRDTLSSREIQTAIRLVLPGELAKHAVSEGTKAVTKFTSK